A stretch of DNA from Besnoitia besnoiti strain Bb-Ger1 chromosome II, whole genome shotgun sequence:
TGGCGACTGAGGCGTTCAgacagcgcgcgggcgcgcacggCGGAGGGCCGGCGCGGCTTTCTGCTGCTTCCACCTGGGTCTGCATGTTGTCCATTTGCGTGGCGAgtgttttttctgcagatGGACGTCTCGtggctggcgacggcgctgtGCGACCTGGTgcaggcgtcgctgtcgcagTTCGCCTCGGGCTCGactccgccttcgtctgcccCCGGCGCGTCGTTTCTGCCCACGTCCACTCTCCTGCAGCCGTTCGCGTCGACGGCCGCGTCGTttccctcgctcgcctcgtcttccctcgcgtcgctgcagccggaGTTCGCCTCACGGTGCCTCGAGTGCCTCGACCTGCTTCTGAAGTGCCCGCAGCTCTGGGCGGCGGGACAGGAGAaccgcagcgcgtcgctgcgcgcagccgcggagcaGCGCCGTGCGACCGCCAAAGGCCACGCCGCAGTGCTGCGCCCACTCGATGAACTCGATCTGTTCGCCGCGGGGGAAAGGCGCGCGGGGttcggccgcggcgtgcagcgACAGTCCCTCGacggcgcgctgctcgccctccgAGAGCTCGTGAGAatcgccgccctcggcgacATCTTCATCGGCGACGCCGTCATGAAGCGGGTAGGTCGCGGTCGAACGATGCAGAAAcggacgccggcgcgagtCGGGCGGGGAGGCTtgacgaggcgaagcgcgcaaGGGAGAGACGAAAGGCGCGCGGGGAAACGCGGCGGCACAGACAGTGATCTGGAGAGGGGGTGAGGggaagcgacgcgcgagaccaCGAAAGAAGGCCGAAGCGAGGGATGGCGCTCTTTCGGGGCGACCTGCAACTTTTTGGTTTTCGATGTGCGTCTGCACGTCTCGATGCCTGTTTGTCTTTCAGGTGACGCAGCTCCTAGCGGACaccccgcggctgcagagcgcAGTCGACAGTGAAGGCGTCGTGCTCAAGGGGTGAGAATAGAGCAGAAAAGAACTAGCGGAAAAGCCCAAAGAGCGAGGGCGCCAGCATGAGCGGACACTCCGAACTAACGATTTGAAAAGCGAGACGAAACGACAAGAGGTGGCGACAAGGAAACACAACAAAAGCGAACACCCGTGCTACATAAGAAATATATAGTTATTTTTTGTTAAAAGAACAAAACTCAAAAGAAAAAACCACCTGTAGCTCAGGCGCGCGTTGCCCCTCCCTGCTGGTTCCACCGTCGACTCTTCTCATTTGCGGCCTCCAATTTTCTTCTTGTGTCGcttgcaggcgcagcgccgcgctgtcCCTGTATTATCcgctgtgtctcctctctgcgcacatccatccgcgtctgcgtcacTCGGCATCTACAAGCTTATGCTTCTCGGCTGACGAGgatctctctcgcgccctcaCGAAGAAAGAGGATTCGTTTTTTTCCGCTCGAGTTCCTGCGTCAGCCTGGGCGCCTCCCAAAGCGTCAGCGCTCGCGTTCTCaggggacgcggaggaggacacGACCCGAAGAGtctgcgaagaggaagaagaccgGAGGCGCGttcaggaggcgcgcagccgcgcgtttCTTGAGGCCCTCGAGAAGGGGATGAAGAAGCCTCGACAGGACGCCCTGCGCAACGCCGAtgcgcggagagacaagcACGTTTGCACCGCAGAGGACTTTGGCTTCTTTGCGCAGGGGAAGGAGGACGACTTCCTCGACTTCCTCTTTGCCTTCACGCCGGCACCGagcagcctcgcgggcgccgggaAGAGACTCCGCGGTGAAGAGAACAAATCCGCGCATGTCGCaccagctgcggcagcccttggcgcctgcgaggcggatggtgaagcgaaggcgaagaaaaagaagacgaaggacgCTCGACTGCCTAGCGTTCAGCGAGATGTGCCCTGCCTAACCGAGCGCGAAACCACTGCAGGCGTGACActggggaagaagaggaagcagcgtgacgacgaggaggcagacgaaggagacaacggaaacgaagagaaggagaccgcgaccgcgaaaAGTGCGGCGTCGGTAAGCgaggctggcgccgccgcagctggaaagaaagagaagaagaacaagaaaaagaagaagctgAAGGTGGCCAAGGAGGCGGCCGGGGAGGCTTCAGGCCTTTTCCAGACTGAGGATgcaagagagggagacgcagacgcagccgcgtctgTCGAAATCATTTTGCCGAAGGGAATACGGGAATCTCaggccgaggaagaagagggcgagatggagagaggcgcgcaggccacgCCCGAAGGAGAAGCCTCGCAGcgtggcgaagaagagcctGGAGAAAaggagcgacgacgcgacaAGAGCGACGTGATGAacgagggaggagacgaagacgaaggagctgaaaacgaagaaaaagatAAAGACGATGGAGCGACAGAGAGCCAGGAAGGTGAGGTCTGTGGACGGGGAGCAAAGCGCAATGAACAGGAGAGCCAAGAGGAAGAGGTCGCCGACAGGCAGATCGAGAATGGAGGCGAGGCATCCGTcagctcgctgccgcccctcGCAGAAGTCGAGGTCAGTGAAcaagcagccgcagaagcaCAAAAACAAGGAAATGTACAGAAgggcgagagacgagacgaAGCGGCAGGCGATGCATCTCGCCCCAGCGCCACTTCGGTCTCCCCGCGACGGAGTGCGACAGGGGACTCCGACCCACAAGACGCGGCTGCGGTTAGGAAAGACATTTGTAAACACCCCGAGACGGCAGAAGGTGCTCacaaagaggaggaaagcgacaCCCAAGCCGGCGGTGCTAGCCGCTCTCCCCTCTCCCGTCCGCCGCGTGTCGACGCGGGTGACGAAACTCTCGAGGCGGATGTTGGCGAACCTGCAGAGGCCCCGGAAGCCCCGAGCGAGACGGGAGAAGAGAGCCTCGCGGTGCaagcggccgcagaagcctcaggagagagacgcggggCGGCaccagaagaagaaagagaagcagacgaacCTCGAGCTGTCGAGACGGCAGACCGAGGAGAAGCCGAAGCGGAGAATCGTggcagcgaagccgcagcaACCGCGACAGACGGGAActgcgcggaggaagggaaACATGAAgagagcagaggagagacgacCAAAGAGGATGAACGTCAAGCGTCGAGGGAAAGCGGGGCTGTGGCAGGCACGCAAAACGAAGCGAACGACAGCCAAAAAGGCATCGAGGAGGAGCAagtcgacgcggcgggcgccggagtGACTGGCGCATCGACGCCCGCGGTGTCGCcggagcggcgaggcgagcgccggtCGCTGGGCGCGGAGGGAAACCGGCGAgacgctctctcgcctgcgtgcgagACTGATGAGGCGAAAGTCTCCGAGagtgcagcagacgccgttTCTGCTCAGTCGCATAACGCActcgcgagagacagcgtcTCGGCCTCTCCAGTTACGctggcctcgccgtctgcgcggccttcgtcttcctcacgTGGCGGGTGCTCCTTCGCGGagccgtctgtctcctcgctgccgacgccttcctcgtctgcgtcgccgcggcgcagcgccggcgatgGGCTGCCAGGCCTGCAGGACGCGGGAGCCTCGAGTCACGAGCCGAccggcgcctctcggccTTGCGCGTTTCCGCACCCTTCGCattcgctggcggcgtccgctgctcacgcggcttcgtctcccgccgcctcggcccGCGgatctgcctctgcgcccgcgccgacctgcatttcgtcgtcctctgcgcgcgcgtcctctccagCCGCGCTGCCTGGCTTGTCTGCTcacgcgcccgctgcagccccTCAGCTGCCTACTGCGCCGGTGGCCTCATGTGCGAcggccgcgtccgccgccgcttcttcgcggtcttcggcgcctgcgtctgcggctggagccgttgagcggcgcgcgtgcgaaCGGGGGGTTTCGGTGCCTTCCTCCGGCCTGAAAACCGTCCCCTGTCGCCGCCCGTTGTCTCCTCTCAagtccgcgtctgcgggcgccggggCGTTGCCTCGCACTCCGCTGGCGTCACGGGGGttgtcgccctcgtcgccgccctccgcctccgccgggggCTCCCCGATccttgcgcctccgcgccagtCGACCTCGAAGGAGCCTGTCAccgccttcggcctcgcgcgccctttTTCGCAGCCTTCTGTCTCTCACCCGACCTCGCCCGCGGGCTCCTtgcaggcgtctccgcttggcgcgcgcgtctctccgtcgcctctaCGTTCGCCGCTCCGCtgtccttcctcgtcgccgttgcCTCGGCCGCTGTCGgtggcgccctctgcgggaGCGGACGGGGGAAGtgcgaggccctcgcgggcgggcgcgccgtcgcctccgcagacgaagccgcCGCAGATGCCACAGTGAAAGTACTGGGGAGGCGCCTGGAGCGCTGCGGTCCAAGAACAAAAAGCAAACAAACCCTCAACTGCTGAGGAATCCGGCGACTCGTGCCTCGGAGTTAAGCGCCGCATGCTTCGTAGTGCACACACCTAGAGCCTGCGCTTGTGCAGAGGCCGGCTGTTTCGAggtcgcgcacgcggagcgcGAGTTTTATCGTTCTGTCCACACGCAGTGTGACCATAGGAGCATCGGCATCGTTTTTGTTGTCCTGTGTGTCTCCTGGACTGGCTTAACTTCAGTTGCCTTTCGCTGGCGTTGAGTATCATGCCAAGCCCCGTGGGTGCTGTCATTCTCTTTGGGCTCCTGACCGTCGTATTCTGTGTACTGGTCATTGGTTCACGTCTCGGTTTGACAGTGTCGGGCTGTCTCCTCGGGTTTTTCCTGTTTGTCTTTTTTGCGATTTGTTCCCCGTGTTATTAGGCCCCGTGCTGCGGCGTGTATCCTCCGGAGGGCTGCTCCACCACAGTTTGGCGGTAAGCGCACTTCCTGGGCTCGATTTCGCGTCAAGTCTTTCGTCTTTTGCAAAAGCGCTGGGTGCAGTGCCTCGCAAGCGAAAGCCTTCTTACTTGCCTCTACtcgcaaaaaaaaaagcccAGCCTTTTGGGCGACAGAACGAACGAGAATCAGGAGGCGCGCTACGGCCGCTGAATTCGCTTGTTGATGTGTGAGTTGCCTTCGAGCTTCCACGCTTTAGAACGCTGTCGTCAGCACGGCACCCGGCGTGTATGCTTCATAAAGAAATCGAATACGCCGCCATACATAGACGGAAACGCGTAAGTGGATTTCGTATTGTTTGCGATGCGATTCCAAGGGGACACAGGCCTCATCATAAAAAGGGTTTAGGGATTTCGGTAGAATCAGTCTGCAGACCCCCGTCGGGCCACAGCACGCCCGAGCCAATATCTAGATATTTGTGTCCTCGATCGTTTTAGTAGTTGGATATCGCGCTCTCAAGGAGGTGTGGAACCTCGCAACGTGCTGCTCATTGGCTCAGCCGATTGGCAACTTTTTCGCTGATGCTGGGCGACCACAAACGTGCACATTCGTTGAAACAGGGTAATTGCGTCACGAATCATCACGCCTCAAGGCCTACTCAATGGAGCTAGCAAAGCATCTTCTACAAGGCGGCTCACAGCCTGCCAAACGACAGCAAATACCGTGGGAGGCGCACTGTGATCCCAGGGCGGGACTGGCAAGCCCCCGACTTGTTGCcaccgtcgtcttcctcctaGACGTCGCAGGAAGGTGTAATGCCCCGCGGTGACATTTCAAGATCTTCCTGTTCctctatctctttatatgtatatacatgtacgaGTTGCTGCTCGAAATCTTAGCACTGGAAGGTGCGGGAGGTTGTTCAGTTTCATAATTACGTGTTCGTATGTGTATAAacatatacgtacatatgATGACGTAAGGTGCGTATATCTCTCGGGAATGGGGTGGGGAGGGGCACTTTTCACGGTCGCCGGAATCGAAACAGGCTTCGGGACTTTTCCAGTTCACGGCGCCTTG
This window harbors:
- a CDS encoding hypothetical protein (encoded by transcript BESB_039020), coding for MGLPAKKKKKQGSSPAKRERSRAEDCDEECLLPAERRWRAAQAQLPQQGRPVDKPKQKREEEDDLARVEKSERRDFFRGTKAPNSAALLALKRNLAAFSSSSSSSHEAGGAAAFGAEKKRKSVDEFRVSKCTARGKSLTEAAFSLPVFTATGSWQARDEGELQNEIREFDAAAFLRQASKNNGKEEKKKKRQQLAARAEEASTRQAAEAGDAPHGDASRVRAARKDAEKAQDASSYSPPFKVSEDAWVAVRKCRSLEERKRQLAATSSAILAAPEVHIADFEVLFAFFFHAKKRCTQTALALESLAHEKARFARARRQQAAASCAPLKRRQAEAAVAALALKEAFLRSAFQEGAYIASASLLSLAAVVRDVLPAYRLGLGGAEEEEEDARKKPAFLTGKSALKTLRLSKEVEKLHSFESQLLQVYRHAERLLETEVSTALAAFGLSSPSGSAAARPEGARAALASSFASLDAATTALCELIRASPKFNESDRLMHAAVLLAAFAPGTRVLEARGAAEAAESAREREWSRARRTLQHCGLKACDCLRELIQDDSSLEVVLAVAEEISHSLDEAEKRRKKAWVGAQDAAGGAAQAKARIQAGDELAGLSAPLLDIFLSLRLREKEMEALRGDDRLPEKADQQLKQNLRLGFIHTEKKVFKKREASLLERLFIIYLKILKSMDRQPPPLVTSAFRGLVCFSSHINEELLSEILLLFQEMLLRPNATASQQLAARNASGDRAPGSKKGRTAKKNDDEEKEQLAACLQRSPEVGAAAVATPLLLLQRVNVILQMDVSWLATALCDLVQASLSQFASGSTPPSSAPGASFLPTSTLLQPFASTAASFPSLASSSLASLQPEFASRCLECLDLLLKCPQLWAAGQENRSASLRAAAEQRRATAKGHAAVLRPLDELDLFAAGERRAGFGRGVQRQSLDGALLALRELVRIAALGDIFIGDAVMKRVTQLLADTPRLQSAVDSEGVVLKGRSAALSLYYPLCLLSAHIHPRLRHSASTSLCFSADEDLSRALTKKEDSFFSARVPASAWAPPKASALAFSGDAEEDTTRRVCEEEEDRRRVQEARSRAFLEALEKGMKKPRQDALRNADARRDKHVCTAEDFGFFAQGKEDDFLDFLFAFTPAPSSLAGAGKRLRGEENKSAHVAPAAAALGACEADGEAKAKKKKTKDARLPSVQRDVPCLTERETTAGVTLGKKRKQRDDEEADEGDNGNEEKETATAKSAASVSEAGAAAAGKKEKKNKKKKKLKVAKEAAGEASGLFQTEDAREGDADAAASVEIILPKGIRESQAEEEEGEMERGAQATPEGEASQRGEEEPGEKERRRDKSDVMNEGGDEDEGAENEEKDKDDGATESQEGEVCGRGAKRNEQESQEEEVADRQIENGGEASVSSLPPLAEVEVSEQAAAEAQKQGNVQKGERRDEAAGDASRPSATSVSPRRSATGDSDPQDAAAVRKDICKHPETAEGAHKEEESDTQAGGASRSPLSRPPRVDAGDETLEADVGEPAEAPEAPSETGEESLAVQAAAEASGERRGAAPEEEREADEPRAVETADRGEAEAENRGSEAAATATDGNCAEEGKHEESRGETTKEDERQASRESGAVAGTQNEANDSQKGIEEEQVDAAGAGVTGASTPAVSPERRGERRSLGAEGNRRDALSPACETDEAKVSESAADAVSAQSHNALARDSVSASPVTLASPSARPSSSSRGGCSFAEPSVSSLPTPSSSASPRRSAGDGLPGLQDAGASSHEPTGASRPCAFPHPSHSLAASAAHAASSPAASARGSASAPAPTCISSSSARASSPAALPGLSAHAPAAAPQLPTAPVASCATAASAAASSRSSAPASAAGAVERRACERGVSVPSSGLKTVPCRRPLSPLKSASAGAGALPRTPLASRGLSPSSPPSASAGGSPILAPPRQSTSKEPVTAFGLARPFSQPSVSHPTSPAGSLQASPLGARVSPSPLRSPLRCPSSSPLPRPLSVAPSAGADGGSARPSRAGAPSPPQTKPPQMPQ